The stretch of DNA ATTGTTCTTCTCTGCCTTGGTCACCGCCACTTCAAGAAAATTATGTCCATTCCATCGCCCAGTGCTCCCATTTCTTCTATTGCCACTCTGAAGATTCGCTCTAAAATGCTTTCTTTCTGGTTTGCCCTGGCCACTCGCCCTCCTGGCTTTAACCCGTAGATTCTTTGCATTCTCATTGTTTCGGACTGCCCACATACGCTGAGGATCTTTTTAAATATTCGTATGCGTTAGTGTTGTGCAGCTGTGGTAATCGTGATTTAGGTTTCTTTGTACTTGAAATACTGGACTTCAGTTTCACGGCCCTTGATTGGTTGGTAACTGAGATTCATTGTTTTTTCCCTGAAGCACATATAGTTCTGCTGGCGATTTTACACAGAAAAGCATTTGTTTTTGTTGCTTGTGCTCTGTGGTCATTTTTCTTGAAGTATACATCACATCTTCACCTGCATACCGATCCTTGAGTTACATTAAATAGTATTTGTGACTATACTGAGATTGGGATTGTGATTATTTATTGTGGGTAGGCCTAAATCTCTAATTAGAGCGGGTCAGTGAAGATTTTAGTCGATCAATTGTCCCAAACTTTAAGTTGGTTTAGAGGAAATTGTGCGAGCGTGTCAATGCCAGTTGTGCGATCATTGGTGTTGGATGGTGAGAAGGGGGAGTTGGTGAATTCTTCAGGGAGAGTGGGGAAGAATAAAGGTGTTTCTGAGGCAAAAAATATGGCTGCTTTAAAGAACCACAGAGAGGCAGAGAGGAGGAGAAGAGACAAAATCAATGCACATCTCGCCACCCTTCGAGGTCTGGTACCTTGCAATGAAAAGGTTGGTAGTGATTTTGCCAAGTAACAGTCATGTACAATTATGTGTCCCCCATTCTTTTTCAAAACTAGCTAGTACttttgagatattttgtgaTGTTCCATTTTTCAGTTCATTTCTAGTGTTATATGTCACATAAACCAGTGAGAATGTGTGGATACTGAAGCTCTTTGACTCTATTCAGTAGATATTTCAATGACTTTGGTAGAAATAGGTAAAAATGAGGATGGTTGGACATTGTTTTAATGTGATGGCTAAATTTGTTAGCAAATGACTTGGCTTGCTGGTTTCTCTTATTGTTTCTTTGATCGTCTGATTTTGAAGTTGGTAATTTAACAGTTGACAAAATAGAGCAATTACTGAGACAAGATTGCTTTCTTCTTGCTGATCAGCTTGACTCAATAACTTTTCACGTTGTTGAAAAACTATGCTACATTTTCTAAATGGAGTTTGTGTTCTGCATATCAACTAAAAAGATATAAAACAACGCTCCTCTCTTCTCCCTGTCTGTGCTTCCATCTGTACTTTTTTGGGGTTGTTTATGTGATTTATGAATTAATCTACTTGAAAGATGTTCACTTTGTCATTGAAAACCGAGGATTCAATTTGTTGTTCCCATGATATGGTTTGTCTCAAATGTAAATTTAGCCTTCAGGTGCATGCTTGCTCTCTTCCCAGCGTTTTGAGACTAGCACTAATTGAGATTTTTGTAagatggaattttttttatataacatTAACAAAGTAAAAGCCCGTTCATGAACAAAGTGACAACATGCtctgttattattattaaatttgaggAAGTGGTGGTAGCTCAACCAACCAATTGTTTAGTATCAAATTATTGTCTTATGCACATGATTTTAGTATTATATCACTGTCGAAAGTCAAACCATTTAGCCTCTTTCAAACTCAGTTTGGATGTGACTGCAAAAGATGGTGATTGGAAGGTAGGCTACCAGCAAAGCTGATGTGGTATTAAGGTTAATTATTTTATCCCATTGGTCATATTCAGATGGTTATAATTGTGAGGTTTGTCTCTACTATCAGCTAGAatctatgtttttatatgagTAACGTGAATTATTTTGCGGTTCATTGCTATCACATCTTGTCATGGTTGTAAAATTTGACTTTAAGAAATAGAGCAAGTGATAATATGAAATTCAAATGAAAGGGCAAGCTGGTTGTTTAATTTGTGATCTGGTCATCATGAATTCGAGTTGGTTATTTGTCCATCTCTGAGTTATGTCTAATTTGACTTTATTGTTGCACTGACACCAGCTTAGGCATTAAGTTTGGATGTAAATGAAATTGGCGTTGTttactttttatgtttttgCTAAACTTTGGAACGATTTCTTGAACTTGTGGTCTTACAGAACATAAAATATTCATTGTTTTTGGAAGTTGTATACCAAGTTAAAAGAAATACTTCAGTTGAAAATGATAATGTAAAGAAACATGAATAGTCTAAATGATGTCTCTAAAGTCTACTTCCCCATAATTTGAGATCCAACTACTTGACTTGAGTGAAATCTTCAGTTTCAGAAGAATCAGAAGTGGAAATCCAAATTTTTGTTACTGCAACTATCCAAGTTAGAATTTATTCCTGTAATTTCCTCATCAATGACTTTTCAACAATTTTTCTCTGTATATTTATTGGTGAGTTATCATTCTTCTGCTGTCCACTGTGGCTGCCTATGTAGCATAGCTACAAAAAACATGTCGTTTTTAAATTGCACATTTAACTACTGCTGTTGTTTTTGGTCAGCAGCAGTCATAAATCTTTTTTCCCCCCGAAAACTCCATGCTGTAATCTCCAAGTACTTTGGCAGATGGATAAAGCCGCTCTACTGGCTGAAGTCATCAGCCAAGTGAAACAGTTGAAGAAAACTGCAACACAAGCCAACGAAGGCTTACACCTACCAATGGACACGGATGAAGTAAACATTGAAAAAATTGAGGGAAGTGATGGTTCATTCTTGCTGAGGACTTCTCTTTGCTGTGAGTACAGGCCTGATCTCCTGTCTGATTTAAGACGGGCTATAAAGAATCTTCCTGTTCATTTAACAAAATGTGAGATTTCAACTTTGGGAGTTCGTGTAAAGACAGTATTCTTGCTTGATATTACCAAGGAAGTTATCGCCAACAGTGCTGAAAATCAAGAACTCATCATCACGAATTCAGTTCGTTCAACTTTGAGCAACATTCTTGATAAGGTCTCGGCTTTGGCGGAATACGAGCAACAGTTGGTATTTCCTCAGAAGAGGCAAAGGATTTCTTACTTGGATTCTTCATGCTCTTCTTCATGAGAGGTTCTGGTGTTATGTCCATGGTCGATGCTGTTGAATGCATATCATAGTAGCCACACACTGGTTTGATAATGCTGTTAAAGATTGTGCAGACTTTTCATATTTCTAGACTTGGACATGTATAAATAAATAACGATACTTGTTCATGTGAGACATGTTAATCTTATTCACATTTAACATAAAAGCATTACTTTTTTCACAGGCGACTcatataaaatatttgtatcacaaaattgacatgtAAAATCGTCTCTTATGAGTTTTTGTGTAAATAAAGTTCGTGTTTCTTGGTTGCTTGTTCAAAGATTTACGGGATTCTCGggcttctaatttttttagtaatttttatTTTGCCAACAGTTCTTCATTTACCTATGGTTTCACATAGCCTAAGGAAATAAAATGGTATTGCTATTTAAAGTTTTGCAAGTAGGTATTTTTTCAAATAGAAAAATATACTTTATACCCCAAAAACCTAAGccaatgtttaattttaatttctagAATAATTTTTCAGCCGAATCAAAATAATTACTAGAGATAAAGCATGAGGAGTGACATTACTTTTTTGTAtcacaaaaaattattattattattattattattaattaattaattaattaattaattaatattatttttatctaattaattaatattataatttatctatttattcatttattattaatacagaattgatagataaaagatattttatgattttataatattaaaattaaatgttatattatataatatttatttaataaggAAAACTCTTCATTCTTCAATACGTTTAATTCGTCGAATTCGATTCCTATCGTCGACCGATTTCTTCTTAAACTACATAGGAATTGCATACATCTCACTGCCTGAATGTGTGCTGGAACTTATCTGTTCCCGATCTTTGGAGTAACTCGAAATTGGTGAACCTCGAATATTTCGTGTTTGTCCTTAGAGTTCCACCAACATTGGAGAATGAATTTCACATATTCTAATATTTGATTACTCATTTTCTTCAACTAAGAAGTCAAAggaaatatttttccttattgTTTTTGGCTTGGACTAACACACGCGATTCGTTATTCCTTTAGGGTGCACTTGGAAATATGAATTCGAAATCTATGGATTTAGATTTCGAACTTTTTTCGAAAAAAAAGTTCGCCTGTGAAGAGCATGACTAAGGATTACGATTGAGCCAAGTTGATGCaaatagaaaagaaaattaatGATGCTTTACATGAAAAACTTTTGTAGTTATGAGAACAACATTGTTCGACCTTGTAATGATCAGTAGTGAAGATGAATGTTTAGTTTTGAAATTAGATATTATAAAGATGTAATTGAGATATCAATAACATTAATTATTTGGAGTCAAATAGtaattaattaagaaaactCAATTATtgcataaaatatattattgttaAGTACTTAATTTAGATTTTAGAGTATATAttaagcaaaaacttgtatgagacggtctcacgggtcgcaTTTTGTGAGTCAGATatcttatttaattattttaagaatatttataattatttaaaaaacaataatattataatatcactaaactttatttaacattaaaattaatattcaaaatattactactattttaattattaattataaatatttaattatctatcaaattattttaagaatatttaaaattattttaagaaaaaacaataatattgtgATTATTACtaaaactttatttaacattaacattcaaaatattattgttattttaattattaaagtaaatgcattttacaaatttatttctaataaatttatttaaattaattttaataaatgtaaattataattataaatatttaattatctatccaattattttaagaatatatatctAATTAGCCTTCGGGGCATTTTGgtcattataataaaatttacaaaattaatctatcattttaaaatcatatcaaacatcATGTTATTTATCTCACCATATTATTAActcatatatctcattttttaatctctataattattaatcatttatttatccTATCACACGCACCAAACGGAGCCTTTATAGTCTCCACTAACATCTCATATGCTTTGAGCTTAAAAGATGTTCTTATCCGAAAACCTTGGTGCATGAATTCTAGCATCCAAATTTATCCGATCAATTTTGCCTTTGGTGCTACAAATTATGTGCATTCTTCAGCAGAATTATAAATTTCTGGTTATATAACTTAACGTTAACAACAGCTGTTTTAAGCACATGATTAATTTTCAGGTTCTTCCTGGATTTGGGGAACTGGTTTCTACACGATCATGTCCCAAGGTAATGTCATACTGTGTAAGTCATGCCTTCATTGCTTATAACTCTTTGATAACTTTGGGCTTTACTACCTATCTCATAGTATAATATGTTTGTTAAGGACATCTCCAACCGGGGACGCTATTTCTATCTTCAAAATAGCGCCCCCTCCATTTGCTTCAAAATTCGCACAAATTTGAAGCATGgcacttttattattatttttattatttatttatttgtttaatgtttttaaataataaaatagattgattaattttgtaaataatatatttaataatgtAATATAATTTCTTAGTATATATAAGATAATTTATTAatgatattaataaaaaatattttgttaatattcatttaattaatatattaattaaaaaagattaatattataaatattagcaaaatattttttaattaatatattaattcataaaaataattagttAGTGTaaataatcaatgcaaataacataatttataattaaacatCATACActcaaatttattgaataatatttaaacattcagacacacaattaaaataaaaatacgaattcgaattcagataatttaaatgcaaatataataaaagataaacaaattaaatcatcaataatttgaaaaatcggatccagatcctccaaaatattttcaaatgtgTTGCCCTCATGTTAACGACGTtcttcatcttttttttttttttggcataaTTCTTACTCGTTTGTTTTGAACAACTTGACGCATTTGTAGATCGCCAATTGTGCTTAGATCAATGTACAAAACTTTATTCTCCTCCTGATTGTAGCCAATGCTATTTGTTGTTGAcgaatttctaattttttttggtCATTTTGCAATGCTAACAGcttaatatcataattttgttGCATATGATAGATCCCTTTTTGTAATACATTGATAAGCTCGCGATGTCCTTCCTTCATCGTAGAAATTAAGTCCGAaacattttcttcttctttttctttaatttggaTTTTTTCAATCCAGGAGGTCGCTGAGATGGAATTCCACATGCATTCTCATTACTGCTTGAATTAATTGAAATGAATTTATTGCAAGAGAAACTGATATTGGAGATTCTAGTTCTTGAGTATccgtgtaatgcccgagaatttgactattgtaatctgagatgatttattgattatgaactgaggtgattatagccgggccattccgagaccagactgggcaaaacatatgaaaagtacaatgtttggacagaactgttggcgcccgagcggtaggaaatgaccgcccgagcgccagtgttcaataagaataccattcgggcagaacctgtggcgctcgagcggtagaaaattaccgcccgagcgccaatggataaAAAGCCGAGTACGGGGCAGAGTGtacggcgcccgagcggtagtttataaccgcccgagcgccgactgaaaatcATGGAGAATGGGACACGTTGCCTTTACAtgcaattgatatatataaaagcGATTCCTTCATTTCCTCCGGCAACAAATCGAGGAGAAGTTTCAGAGAATTCTtaagaaaaatccttacgcctttatatttcaatccgtccgtccgaattgtaatctgacttcagtactgcaatcctatcaacgtaggctacaacttgacgtaagttttgctacgttttgacatgctttgaaattatgtcattgtcagaattgaatatgattcatatatgatgttcttgacatgttagacaccatagaatcgaagtcagattgagaaacagactgattatggaattgttatgattttctgattatattgatttgaaatcggacagatttagattatgaatgagttacagactatatcggatatgagttatgatttgtaattgaggTCTGTTGATATGATAGTGACGGTGATACTGAAATTGTTC from Primulina tabacum isolate GXHZ01 chromosome 3, ASM2559414v2, whole genome shotgun sequence encodes:
- the LOC142540568 gene encoding transcription factor bHLH30-like, coding for MPVVRSLVLDGEKGELVNSSGRVGKNKGVSEAKNMAALKNHREAERRRRDKINAHLATLRGLVPCNEKMDKAALLAEVISQVKQLKKTATQANEGLHLPMDTDEVNIEKIEGSDGSFLLRTSLCCEYRPDLLSDLRRAIKNLPVHLTKCEISTLGVRVKTVFLLDITKEVIANSAENQELIITNSVRSTLSNILDKVSALAEYEQQLVFPQKRQRISYLDSSCSSS